CCTCGACGACGGTATGGCGGATTGGGCCGCCGAGACGATGCACACCACCGCTGGAGAGGCCGCCCGCCTGGCCGAGAGGGCAGGAGCGAGGAGGCTCGTCTTAACCCACATCAGTTCCCGGTACTCTGACGACGTAGGCCCCCTCCTCGCCGACGCCCGGAAGCACTTTCCCTCCGTCCAGATAGCCGAAGACCTCTTGAAGATAGAGGTCAAGCTGAGAGACCTCTGAGCCGGGGGCCGGGATCAGGGATGATCTCCGGATCTCTCCCTATCCTCGGCGGCTCGCCTCATCGTCTTCTCCCGCTCCTCGACCATCGCCCTTCTGAGCCCCTCGGCGAGGTCGTCATCCCTGCCGATGAGGGCGTTTTCCAGGGATAAGGCGACGCTCTCCAGGGCGTAGCCGACCCGCCCCAGGTCCATGCTCCTCCTCTCGTGGTTCACCCCCGCCTCGAAGAGCCGCTCCAGCTGGTGGCTGGGGAGGCCCAGGGCCCGGCCGGCGCTGACCGCCCTGCCGTACATCTTCTCGGAGACGTAATAATCGAGCCCCTCCCGGTAGAGCCTCATTGACTCTTCCTCCAGGCCGGCCTTCTTGGCGATGAGGGCAGCCCATAGGTAGTCCCCTTCCTCCAGGGCGATCTCCATCGCCTTATCCGTCCGGCCTGAATCCTTGGCCAGAGATATGGCGAGCTCCGGCTCGCCGGCGCCGATCAATATCTCGATCCCCGGCTCTATGAGCTCCTCGGGGAGCTGCCTCAGGTTCTCTGTGAGGTAGAGGACCTGGTCTTCCCGGCTCAGTTTATCGAACTCTTCACTAGAGATCCCGATCAAAGCCATCACCTTTATGCTTCACCCAAGGAGGGCGGTTATCTTCGAGAAGTCGACCCTGGCGGTGTTGTCTATCGTCAGAGGGGTGATTGAGATCTTCCCCTCCTGGTAGACGGCCCGGACGTCCGTCCCCTCTCGCTCGGTGCAGACGAGGTCTCCGTCGATCCAGTAGTAGGGCCTGCCCCGGGGGTCGGCCCGCTCCTGGATGGCGGTCCTGAAGATCTTCCGGGCTAGCCTCGTCACCACCACCTCCGTCTCCTCGGTGGCGTTGACGGGGACGTTGAGGTTGAGGATGTCCACCCCCGCCGGAAGCCCCCTCTCCAGGACGTTTTTGGCCACTCGCCGGACGAGGGCGGACGCGACGTCGAACTGGTAGGCCTGATCGTTGACATTGTCGAACTTGTCCCCCTGGTCGATGACCTGGATGGAGGCTGTTATCGCCGGTATTCCGTAGCTTGCCGCCTCCAGAGCCGCGCCGATCGTCCCGCTGGTGGTGACGGTGTCGGTGCTGATGTTCTCTCCGATGTTGATCCCCGATACTGCGAGGTCAGGAAGCTTCCCCTTTAAAAGCCAGAATATCCCCATGATGACGGAGTCGGTAGGGGTCCCGGAGACCTCATACGCCTCGACCCCGTCCAGGTTGACCTTGTTGTACCTCAGGGGCTCGAAGATCGATATCGACCTTCCGACGCCGGACCTCTGGCCGGAGGGGGCGGCCACGAGAAGGTCGCCGAGGCCCACAACCCCCCGGACCGCCGCCCTGATCCCCGCGGAGTAGACGCCATCGTCGTTGGTAACCAGAATACGGTGCATCTCTACCTTATCAGGGGATGGAGGTATAAAAATAAAGCGACGTAGCCGACGGATGAATGTATTCAAGGGCTGGCGGGGTAGAGGATCCACGAAGAAGATGGACTCTTCCTTCAAGCGGCAAAAGGAGGGTGGACGTCGGCGCGGTCAGCGATGGCGCTATTTTTTAGCCCCGGTTCCTTAAATCATCCACCGACTGCCGAAAAGGCCGGCTCAAAAGGGGATCAGGCCTCCCTGTCGAGGGATCCATCCATCTCCTCCAGGCTATGAACTCTCACTTTTCAGGTTCAAATTTAACAATGATTTATAAAATATAAGAATAAAATTTTATTTTTATAAATTATATCTATATATTTAAAATTAAGAATTCTATTGTAGTTTAAACAATAAATAGATCAATTTATATATTCTATTCTATGAGATATATGTTTAATCATAGACTATATGCGAAATTTTATTAAAATTTGACTTTTTTTTTATGAGCGGACAGACTTGTATATTTATAAAATATATATAATAGATAGCCTAAAATCTAGGTCTCCGTCCTCCTCCAATCGTCACTTTGTTTCGTAAAGAACTTGAATAGATTTATTAATTTTGAGATTTTTATAAACATCTAATTGGGGCTTGAAATATAGACTTTATGTCCTTCAAAATTATCTATAAAATTATCTACATAATAATTTCTATCTCTAAATCATTCTTATACTATATCAGCATGGACTCCCTCTCCAACACCTCCTTCCTTTCAAGGGCCTCTTTCCCCTCGCGAAGCATCATGGTATGCGACGAGGGGGTCATATTCATATAGCCTTTGGAACTAAATAGGTAGAAAGATGGTGCATCTTTGGAGAGCTAAAATATTGTGCATATACGTTATGTGAATAAGGGTCTGAGCAGAAAGACATCCTCTTTAGTTTGGAGCCCCGCTCCCATCCCCCCTCTGCAACGGAGATGATAAAAATTATTTTTTTTATTTTTTACTCAATAAATCCATAATAATATTACATAAAATTAGTTATTTATTTAGAATATTATATGTATTAATAGATTATTTTTATTAATTTATTAGTACTAAATTCTATTACAATATATTAAATCAATCAATACTTTAATAAAAATTAAAATTTTAAAATAACAGAACTAATTATCGTCTATTTTTAAAAAATACAAATTTTTAACAGATTTTAATTTATAAATTGTATCTAATTCTATACATTAATATATGATCCGACGAAGAAGTGAGAGTTCGCCAAGGTCCTGAGATGCGCGAAAATTTTCCCAGCTCTCGGAAGGGATCAGATCTGCGGCGAGACGGATCGGTATCTTTGGTCGAAATGGTAGATGGCGATTGCTATTACTAGCTCTGTCAACAACTAGAAATAATTGGAGGAAGACGTGAGGAGGTTAACATATAATTTTTGGAGGAATAGGATGAAAGAACCCTCAATTATGGTGATCCTGGGCCTCGTCTTCGCCGCCGCATCTCCGGGAGGATCGGCCCAGCTGGACCATTTCTCTGGATACTGGATTAACGTCGACCCCGAAGCCAGTGGCGTCACCGCCCTAGAGATCGGCGTTACTGGTCTGGAGGTGAATGTCGGCGCCTGGGGACGGTGCGATCCCGAGGAGTGCTATTGGGGCAGCGCGAACTCCTCCATCGCCTACGGTCCTAGGATCGATTCAGACCTCGCCTCGGAGGCGACGGCCCTATCTGCCATCTGGAGATTGAGCTTCGGCGAGACGCTGATGGTCATCCTCCCCTCAGAGCCGGATCAGATCCGGGCCGATGTTTATACCAGGTTCCCTGATGGGAGCGGTCGGTCAGCCTACGCCGAAAGTTTCCTCTTCGAGCGGAGGGAAGGCGATAGATGCTTCCAGGACCTTCCGGACCCCCAGCTCGAGTTGACGGGAATAGAGAGCTATACGGTGAGCGGAAAAAACTTCACCCGGTACAATCTCGCCGTCGCGAACTGGAACGCCTATCCTCCTGAGATCTTCGAGGCGGCACCAGACCTCCCACCGTGTGGCCTCAACCCCCAGTCCTCCAGAACCTGGGTTGAGATCCGCGACCAGGACGGCGGTCGAATATACGGCTTCTGCGCCCTCAACCACCCCATGAATCTCACAGGCCTCTGGTTCTCTGTAGAGGAGGGCGAAGGGCCCCCGGAGTCGGCGTACATGGTGATGATAGACCGACGTTGCGAGCGCTACCTCCGCTCCAATGAGGTTTCCATCGACGACCTCTCAACCCCCACTAAGTCGGTGGAGCCTACCGACAGCAACGCCGCCCTCCCCGCAAACCTTCAGGCCATGATGAACTTTCAGAGGTTCTTCCCCCTCTGATCAGGGGGGCACCCTTCAACTTTTCTCCCTCTCCAATATCTTCAAAATATCCTCCCCCCTTCTCCCCTCTCCAGAGATCCAGCCACCTCCCACCCACCCCAATTTTGAGCCATTTCGACATATTGATATCCCATCGGGACGAAAACATCTTGAGGTGTTTTCGATGAAGGCTTCTTCCTCGGTGTTGTTGATGGGATTCTTCGTCCTCCTATCAGGATGCGTCCAGCCCCCTGAAGGGGGGACTATCTCGGAGAGAGTGGCTTCTGAGGGCTGGTCGGCGGACGGTATGGTGGGTGAGAACGAATATTCAAGGACGATCCTCTTGATGGGCCCTGCGAGATCCGGCTATTCGGGGGGCGATCTGGAGATCTCCTGGAGGAGCGATCAGGAGCATCTCTACATGGCCCTGAAGGGGAGGACTGAGGGATGGATCTCGATAGGCTTCGATCCCCTGGAATGGATGAAGGATGCGGATATGATCATGGGTTCGGTGGACGGCGGGAAGACCACGGTTCTGGATCTCTACTCCACCGGCCGTTACGGCCCCCACGAAGACGACACCTTCCTGGGAGGAACCTACGACATCTTGGAGTTTGCCGGGTCTGAGGAGGACGGATATACCGTCATAGAGTTCAAGAGGAAGCTCGATACCGGCGATGAGTTCGACAAGCTCCTCGAGCCGGGCGAGAGCGTCTCCGTCATCTGGGCGATGGCAGATCTGGATTCGAGGAAACTGAAGCATAACGTCGCCTACGGCGAGGCGATCCTCCCCCTGGTCGAGGACCAGGTCCCCGGATCAGCAGTAGCCACCCTAACCCCCAGGGAGGCGGAGGGGGTCCTCTTCATATGGGAGGAGGAGAAGGTGGCCCGGGACCTTTACGCTGAGCTCTACAGGGCTACGAAGCTGGAGGTATTTCTCGACCTTGAAAGGTCCGAGCAGAGCCACATGGACCAGGCCAAGACCCTCGTCGATAAGTACCATCTGGTCCTCCCCGTCGGCGATGAGCCTGGGGCCTTCAGCAATCAAACCCTCATCGACCTCTACGAAGAACTTCTCGCCCGGGGGATGAGATCGGAGGAGGATGCCCTCAGGGTGGCAGCGGCCTTCGAGGAGATCAGCATCATGGACCTGGAGAAGGAGCTGGAGGTTGCGGAGAATGAGGACGTGAGGGTCGTCTTCCAAGGGCTTCTGGCAGGATCGAGGAAACACCTCCGGTCTTACGTCAGGGACCTGGAGGATATGGGGATCATGTATGCCCCTCAGTTCCTCAGCGAGAGGGAGTTCGAAGATGTGATGAAGGCCTGATTTCGCCTCTTCCCTCCCTTCGTCCATTTTTTCCTGATAGATCGCCGGGGATCTCGCAAGGACGATTGGGGATTAAATCTCCGCGAATTATCATAAACGAATGCTCTATGGAGATGGTCAACGCTCGAATGTAAACCTTTTCATATAATCATAGCACAATCCCCCGCGAAACCTTTATATATTAACTAGGAAAGAAAGATACTAGCACATGATCTGGAGGTGAGGTTAGAAGATGGTCGACGAAGCGTACAAAAAGTCGTTCAGGACCGCCATGCAGGCGAGGATGAAGAAGCTGTTCATGACGCACCTCATAATCTACCTGGTGGTCAACATCGTGTGGTTGGCGATCAACTATATGATGGTAATGCCGGCCAATCCCAACCTGCCGATATGGCAGCCCTGGTACTCTCCCATCGGCTGGGGCTTATGTATAGTCATCCACTACATGACTTACGTCAGCGGTGGAGAGAGGCTGATCATGGAGATCGAGGCCGAGGCGGAGCGCTGAGCTCCCCTCTTCCTTCTCCTGTCCCCTCATTTTTATTAAAATCTGGTATAGATTTGGGGCAATATTTTTAGGCCTAGAAATTAAAGTAGCTTATTACGTATTTTAATCTAAGGAGGAAAAAAGTTATGGAGCACGAACCGAGAGCTGGGATCCCCCTCCTGGGGGAGAGGGTACCGGATATGGAGGTCCAGACGACCCACGGCAGGATGAAGATCCCGGCCGACCTTTCGGGAAAGTGGTTTATCCTCTTCAGCCACCCCGGAGACTTCACTCCCGTCTGCACCACGGAGTTCATAGCCTTCCAGAAGATGAAGAAGGAGTTCGATGATCTGAACTGCGCCCTGGTGGGCCTCTCCATGGATCAGGTTCACTCTCACATGAAGTGGACAGAGTGGATCCAGGAGAAAATGGACGTAAAGATAACCTTCCCCATCATTGCGGATAACGGCACCGTCGCCGGAAAGCTCGGGATGGTCCATCCCGGCAAGGGGACCAACACCGTAAGAGCCGTCTTCGTGGTGGACCCCAACGGCCTGATCAGGCTGATGCTCTACTACCCCCAGGAGATCGGAAGGAACATGGACGAGATCCTCAGAGCTGTCAGGGCCCTCCAGATCTCCGACAAGAACAAGGTGGCCCTCCCCGCCAACTGGCCGAATAACGACCTCTTCGGAGACGAGGTCATAATACCTCCGCCCTCCGACGAGAAGACCGCGGCCACCAGAAAGACGGGAGGAGATATCGTCTGCGAGGACTGGTGGTTCTGCCACAAGAAGCTGAAATGAACCCTCTGCCGCGAAACTCATCTTTCGGTCCTGAATGGAAGGGAGGCTCAGTCCTGAACCAGAATCCAGCCCCGTGGGGAGAAGGCCGCAAGATCCGTCGGCGGATCAGATCGAACCTTCGGCCCTTCCCTCCATCGATCCTTCTGTTGACCGCCCCCGCCGGAGCCCTAGCCACCAGCCCCAATCAGGGCCTATCCAGCGAGATCGCGAGGCTCGCGCCGTATCATGCCTCCCTCGCCGTCCTCGCGTTCCTCCTCCTCGTCTGGGGGATGACCGTCGCCCGGCGGAAGGGCCCGGGCTGGCTGAAGAAGCACAGGATCCTGGGGATCTCGGGGGCGGCCTTGGCCGTATCTGCGATGGCTGTTGCAGCTTATATGGTCTCTGCCGCCTCTCAGGAGCACTTGCGGGTCCCGCACGCCTATCTGGGGTCCTTCATCGTCCTCCTTCTGATCGTTAACCCCCTCCTCGGATTTATCCAGCTGAGGGTGGGGACGGATCTCGGAAGAAGGATGAGGAGGGTCCACAGATTTCTGGGCAGGGCCGCCCTTCTCCTGATGGCCCTGAACATCCTCTTCGGGATGATCATCGTGGGCTCTGCCTGAAGAGATAGCCCCCGTTCCCTCAATTGAGCCTCCATATCTCAAAGTTGAGGACCGCCGCAAAGCTCACCCAAAGAAGGTACGGAATAAGGAGGGCCCCTGCGGTCCGGGATATCCCCCTGAACCTCTGGATGTTGAGGGCTATCAGGCCCCAGAGGATGATGATGACTGCGAGCCCCGCAAGGGGTGAGCGGAGGCCGAAGAAGGCTGCCGACCAGGAGACGTTGAAGGCCAGCTGGAGGACGAATACCCCCATGGCTGCTCTAACCCCGGGGTCGGCGAGCCCCTCCCGCCAGACGAGGTAGGCCGAGATCCCCATCATGGTGTAGAGGGCGGTCCAGACGGGGCCGAAGACCCAGTCGGGGGGTGCGAAGTCGGGCCTCGATAGGGTGGCGTACCAGGTGGGGATGTTAGGGGTGGTGAAGAGCGAGCCGATGGCCGCCGCCAGATAACATCCTCCCAGGGAGGCTGCCAGCTTGAGGGGATCTATTATTCTCATATCTTCTAACTCCCGCAGGTTTATCTCCTCTTCACCTCCGATCCTTTTATCCCTTTTCCTACTGATTGCCTGTGGCTTTGGTGAGGAGGGTTACGTTGCTTTTTGTAAAGAAGCCGTCGAAGTCTCCGTACCGGTGGATGTACTCGTTCACGATAAGAGTATGAGGGGAGGGCTGGGTGAAGGTTTGCTTCAGACCTTCCTCCGGCGAGCCGACTAGGGCGATCAGAAATTCGATCCCGTCCCCGATGAGGGAAGAGCACGTCTCCTCTATCTCCTCGGTCTGGAAGGCGAGGTGGTGGACCCGGGCTCCGTAGTTGTGAACGAACTTCTCCGTCGGCCCCGAGATCTCCTCGCTGACGTAGGGGGAGATCCCCGAGGTGAAGACCATGGCGAATTTTGAGCCTTCGAACCTGGCGACGCTGGTGATGGAGTTCAATTCTCTGACATAAATTGCAAAATCAAAGCAGTAGTTTGTCAGGCTCAAAAACTCCTTCATCGCAGCCGCCCTATCCTCGGCTCTGACCCGGGTTGCAGCATGGTCGAGATAGGTTATCTTCGATAGATGGCCGAGATCCGGCTTTGCGAGATCAAATTCGAGGGGTTCGCTATCGGGAGTTCTATAGTCGGGTGCTCCTCCGCCCCTTTCGATGAATCCGATGGAGTTTCCTGTATATTTGGAAGGGACAGTCTGGATGAAGGCGCAATTATCGCCTTCGATCATATCCTCGGATAGGAACGAAACCCCCCTGGACCTCTGGATGGAGATGAGCTCCTCAATATCTTTGGTCCTGAAGACCAGGGTCTCAAGCCTCGTGTTGGGAAGGTGGCCGGACTTTGGATGCAGGTTATGACGCAGAAATGGGTTATCTCCACCGAGCCTAGATCTGACTAGAATGTCTGAGGACCCCTCATTGCTCAGGACGGCCGTCATCGATTGAGGGTCCCGGAACGCCTCGACGAAGCCGTGGCCCGTGGACCTCAAAAGCTCCTCGGAGGCCAGCCCCCATAGGTGGGGTTCGGTGTTGATGACGACGGCCTCAAGCCCTCCGACGAGCCCCTCTAGCCCCGCCTCTCTCCTATCGGTCAGGAGCTTGGAGAGCTCCTCTCGGAGGCGGCGATCTCCCTCAGCCGCGGAGATGAGGCGTTTATCTCGGGTCTCGGATCTGGGGGAGCTATGGCTGCTCCCCGTGCCTTTAAACTCCATAGAACTGGGGCTTGTCCGCTCCGCCACTCCTCTCACCTCGGAGACTGTAGATACATTTCTGCCTCTTAACGGAGAATTCGGCTGCGGTCCTTCAAGACACCAAATTGACCTCCGTCCTATAAACAATCTTCGAAGGAGGAGCAAGATCGAACCGAAACCTTTCTTGCCCTCCGCTGCTTCAGCGGCCATCTGTGACAGAAGATCCCCCGGAGGGCAGGGGCGAAGGGAAGAGGAACATATACCTCCTCGGCCTGGTGAGCCTCTTAAACGACGCCAGCAGCGAGATCATCCAGCCGATTCTGCCCCTCTTCATAGCCTCCTTGGGCGCCGGAGGCCTCGCCATCGGCCTCATTGGGGGGCTTGCCGACGGCCTTCCAAGCCTCTTCAAGCTCCTCTCCGGATATTGGTCCGACAGGATGGGGGCGCGAAAGCCCCTGGTGGCGGCGGGCTACTCCCTCTCGGCGGCGGGAAAGCTCCTCCTCGCCCTCTCCGCCACCTGGCAGCAGGTCTTCGTCCTCAAGGTCCTGGAGCGGTCCGGCAAGGGCATCCGGTCCGCCCCCCGGGACGCCATCATCGCCGAGTCGGCGTCCAGGGAGGGGAGGGGGAGGGGCTTCGGCGTCCACCGGGCCCTTGACTCCTTCGGCGCCGTCGTCGGGTCGGCCCTCGCCTACCTCCTATGGCAGGCTGGGATGGACTTCAGGACCATCTTCCTCGTCGCCGGGGCCGTCGCCTTCCTCGCCCTCCTGCCCCTCGTCCCCGTCCGGGAGGGGAGGAGGCGGTCCGGAGGCTGCCTCCGCCCCCGCCTCTCCCCGGAGATCGTCCCCTTCGTCGGAGTGGCATCCCTCTTCGCCCTGGGGAACTGTAGCTACATGTTCTTCATCCTGAGGGCCCAGGGGTTCTTCTCCGGAGATCTGGCCATCGGCGCCCCCATCCTTCTTTACATCCTCTTCAACCTGGTCTACACCATCTTCTCGATCCCCAGCGGGGCGTGGTCGGACCGGGTCGGAAGAAAGAAGGTCCTGACCCTCGGCTACCTCCTCTTCGCCGTGACCTCCCTCGGCTTCGCCCTCGTCTCCTCGGCCCCGGTCCTCATCCTCCTATTCGTCCTCTACGGCCTCGTCTTCGCCCTCGTCGACGGTGCGGAGCGGGCCTTAGTCTCGGACCTCTGCGGGGCGGAGGCGAGGGGTACGGGCCTCGGGGCCTACTACGCCGCCGTCGGCGTCGCCGCCATCGCCTCGGGGCTGGTGGCGGGAGCCCTCTGGCAGGGGATAGGCCCAGAGGCGACCTTCCTCTTCGGGGCGGCGGCGGCGGTCGCGGCCTCGGTCCTCATCATGCGGATCCCGTCTCCTTCGGCGATCTCCTGACGGCGTCAGGATAAAATGGATCATTTCCCCAGGATCTTCCGGAGGAGGCCCCCGGCGGGCTCCTTCCTCTCGGCCTTGCCGGAATCCTGTCTCTTATCCGGCCCCTTCGGCTGGGGGGGGGCGGCCTTTCCTCCTCTATCGGCCCTCCCATCCCCGACGATGGGGGTGCTCACCCCGCCGTGCCTGCTCTTTCGGGGCCTCACCTTGACGGTGACGGGGTGCTCGATCTCGCCTCCTACGAGCATCGCCGTCCCCGGGGGAAGCCGCTTGATCTCCTCTTCGAGCTCGGAGCTCATCCCCTCGATCCCCTTGCTGAGGGCCCGGAGGTCGTTGGGGTTTGTGACCCGGAGGATGATCTGGGTGTTGCACTGGGATATGACGTTTTTATCGACCCTCGCCGGCCTCTGGCTGATGACGAGGAGGCCGAGGCCGAACTTTCTCCCCTCGGCGGCTATGGTCCTGATGACGGGGGTGCTGGCGGCGCGGCCGCTCCCCCTCTCCGGGATGTAGTTGTGAGCCTCCTCGACGACGACCATCCCGGGGTTGACCCGCCCTCTCTTCCTCGCCTCGAATAGGTCGGAGAGGAGCTTTGCGACGATCATCCCCTGGAGGTCTGGAGGAACGCCGGTCATGTCGATGATGGAGGCCCGCCCCCGCTGGAGGAGGTCGCCGAGGCCCGTCGGCTTACCTGAGAATATGCCGAGGTCCGCCAGGGCCTCGAGGTGGCCGATCAGCCCCCACTTCGCTTTGCTGCTATCCTTCTCCGCCTGGGCGATGATCTCCTCCAGCCCGTAGTCGCCCCCTTCCGCCTCGAGGACCTTTATCGCCTCGTAGAGGACCCCCCGCTGGCTGTTGGTGACGTCCTCGGGGAGCATCGCCGATATCTCCCGGGCGGTGAGGTTTCTGCCGTTGAACCGGAGGGGGCGGTCGGCGTGGGGGGCTGCCGCGGAGCTCGCCGGGGAGTAGACCGTCACGTCGTACCCCCTCGGACTGACGTCGAACCTGGCGAACTCCCCTTTGGAGTTCTTCTGCTTCATCGAGGCGTACTCGCCGTGGGGATCGATGATCAGGAGAGCTACCCCCTTCTCCAGGAGCTCCTCCAGGACGACGGCAGCGGTGTAGGACTTACCGCTCCCGGTCTTGGCGAGGATGCTGCAGTGCTTCTGGACGAGGGCATCGGCGTCGAGCTTCACCTTCAGGTCGTGCCCCTCCAACAGGCCGATGTAGAGGTTCCCCTTCGAGAGGCCCAGGGCCATCTCGATGAGATGGTCGTCGGCCCTGAATACGGGATCTCCAGGTCGGGGAGGGGCGGCCGCCATCTCCAGCCTGCCTCCCGAGGCGACCCCGATCACTCGGGCGAGCCCCAGGACCCTCTCCTTAGCCCCGGGGTTCTCCTCGTCGATGGCGCTGAGGCTGTAGGCGACGTTGGACCTGGTCACCTCCATCACCTGGGCGACCATCCAGTCCTTCGATCCCTCCTTGACCTTTACGTAGCTGCCTCTGGGGGCCTCTCCCGCCATCAGAAACTTGAACTCGAAGGGGGTCGTCTCCCCCACGATGATCCCGATCTCGTCTCCCAGACTACCACCACGTTCCGGAGGGGCGAGGATCAGTCACCACCGGACTCTCCGTCGCCCCGGAGCTTCTCTTTCGCCCAACCCCACAAGAGCTTAACGGTTCCTGCTGACCTCAGCGGTATCTTCGACGATATCGATCCTTCAAGATACCGCCGTAGGCGAGGCCCACGAGGAGGCCTGCGATGTGAGCCATGTGGGCTATGTTGTCGGCGGACCCCATGAAGGCGAAGTCGATGATCGCAAAGAGGACCACCGCCGCCCTGATGCTCAGGGGGATCACGAAGAATAGTAAGACCGTGATCTCGGGGGCTATGACGGCGAGGCAGCCCATGACGCCGAAGAGGGCTCCGCTGGCGCCCACCATGCTCCCCG
The sequence above is drawn from the Methanothrix harundinacea 6Ac genome and encodes:
- the surE gene encoding 5'/3'-nucleotidase SurE; this translates as MHRILVTNDDGVYSAGIRAAVRGVVGLGDLLVAAPSGQRSGVGRSISIFEPLRYNKVNLDGVEAYEVSGTPTDSVIMGIFWLLKGKLPDLAVSGINIGENISTDTVTTSGTIGAALEAASYGIPAITASIQVIDQGDKFDNVNDQAYQFDVASALVRRVAKNVLERGLPAGVDILNLNVPVNATEETEVVVTRLARKIFRTAIQERADPRGRPYYWIDGDLVCTEREGTDVRAVYQEGKISITPLTIDNTARVDFSKITALLG
- a CDS encoding DUF2202 domain-containing protein → MKASSSVLLMGFFVLLSGCVQPPEGGTISERVASEGWSADGMVGENEYSRTILLMGPARSGYSGGDLEISWRSDQEHLYMALKGRTEGWISIGFDPLEWMKDADMIMGSVDGGKTTVLDLYSTGRYGPHEDDTFLGGTYDILEFAGSEEDGYTVIEFKRKLDTGDEFDKLLEPGESVSVIWAMADLDSRKLKHNVAYGEAILPLVEDQVPGSAVATLTPREAEGVLFIWEEEKVARDLYAELYRATKLEVFLDLERSEQSHMDQAKTLVDKYHLVLPVGDEPGAFSNQTLIDLYEELLARGMRSEEDALRVAAAFEEISIMDLEKELEVAENEDVRVVFQGLLAGSRKHLRSYVRDLEDMGIMYAPQFLSEREFEDVMKA
- a CDS encoding TspO/MBR family protein; this encodes MRIIDPLKLAASLGGCYLAAAIGSLFTTPNIPTWYATLSRPDFAPPDWVFGPVWTALYTMMGISAYLVWREGLADPGVRAAMGVFVLQLAFNVSWSAAFFGLRSPLAGLAVIIILWGLIALNIQRFRGISRTAGALLIPYLLWVSFAAVLNFEIWRLN
- a CDS encoding peroxiredoxin, whose amino-acid sequence is MEHEPRAGIPLLGERVPDMEVQTTHGRMKIPADLSGKWFILFSHPGDFTPVCTTEFIAFQKMKKEFDDLNCALVGLSMDQVHSHMKWTEWIQEKMDVKITFPIIADNGTVAGKLGMVHPGKGTNTVRAVFVVDPNGLIRLMLYYPQEIGRNMDEILRAVRALQISDKNKVALPANWPNNDLFGDEVIIPPPSDEKTAATRKTGGDIVCEDWWFCHKKLK
- a CDS encoding ATP-binding protein codes for the protein MGETTPFEFKFLMAGEAPRGSYVKVKEGSKDWMVAQVMEVTRSNVAYSLSAIDEENPGAKERVLGLARVIGVASGGRLEMAAAPPRPGDPVFRADDHLIEMALGLSKGNLYIGLLEGHDLKVKLDADALVQKHCSILAKTGSGKSYTAAVVLEELLEKGVALLIIDPHGEYASMKQKNSKGEFARFDVSPRGYDVTVYSPASSAAAPHADRPLRFNGRNLTAREISAMLPEDVTNSQRGVLYEAIKVLEAEGGDYGLEEIIAQAEKDSSKAKWGLIGHLEALADLGIFSGKPTGLGDLLQRGRASIIDMTGVPPDLQGMIVAKLLSDLFEARKRGRVNPGMVVVEEAHNYIPERGSGRAASTPVIRTIAAEGRKFGLGLLVISQRPARVDKNVISQCNTQIILRVTNPNDLRALSKGIEGMSSELEEEIKRLPPGTAMLVGGEIEHPVTVKVRPRKSRHGGVSTPIVGDGRADRGGKAAPPQPKGPDKRQDSGKAERKEPAGGLLRKILGK
- a CDS encoding 2TM domain-containing protein yields the protein MVDEAYKKSFRTAMQARMKKLFMTHLIIYLVVNIVWLAINYMMVMPANPNLPIWQPWYSPIGWGLCIVIHYMTYVSGGERLIMEIEAEAER
- a CDS encoding MFS transporter — translated: MTEDPPEGRGEGKRNIYLLGLVSLLNDASSEIIQPILPLFIASLGAGGLAIGLIGGLADGLPSLFKLLSGYWSDRMGARKPLVAAGYSLSAAGKLLLALSATWQQVFVLKVLERSGKGIRSAPRDAIIAESASREGRGRGFGVHRALDSFGAVVGSALAYLLWQAGMDFRTIFLVAGAVAFLALLPLVPVREGRRRSGGCLRPRLSPEIVPFVGVASLFALGNCSYMFFILRAQGFFSGDLAIGAPILLYILFNLVYTIFSIPSGAWSDRVGRKKVLTLGYLLFAVTSLGFALVSSAPVLILLFVLYGLVFALVDGAERALVSDLCGAEARGTGLGAYYAAVGVAAIASGLVAGALWQGIGPEATFLFGAAAAVAASVLIMRIPSPSAIS